In the genome of Candidatus Nanopelagicales bacterium, one region contains:
- a CDS encoding hemerythrin domain-containing protein produces the protein MTAPTDTAARPDTHDMVVVHRVFRRELRLLPDLVRAVPSSDAARVGLVADTADFVLNLLHHHHEGEDDLVWPLLHQRAPLHDDLVTTMEHQHQAVNGLLTTALTLVQDWRIAPDGPARAVLADTLDRLRTALLEHLDLEESRVLPLVEEHLSVAEWEAVGRNGAAGIPPQQLTLALGLILEDADAAETEAMLAGMPLEVRLMWRSTGHEDYAAHVARLRATTEPAA, from the coding sequence ATGACCGCACCGACCGACACCGCCGCCCGCCCCGACACCCACGACATGGTCGTGGTGCACCGGGTGTTCCGGCGCGAGCTGCGGCTGCTGCCCGACCTCGTCCGCGCCGTGCCCTCGTCCGATGCCGCGCGCGTCGGACTGGTCGCCGACACCGCCGACTTCGTCCTGAACCTGCTGCACCACCACCACGAGGGCGAGGACGACCTGGTGTGGCCGCTGCTGCACCAGCGTGCCCCCCTGCACGACGACCTGGTCACCACCATGGAGCACCAGCACCAGGCGGTGAACGGGCTGCTCACCACCGCGCTGACCCTGGTCCAGGACTGGCGCATCGCCCCCGACGGCCCGGCCCGCGCCGTGCTGGCCGACACCCTGGACCGGCTGCGGACGGCACTGCTGGAGCACCTCGACCTCGAGGAGTCCCGGGTGCTGCCGCTCGTCGAGGAGCACCTGAGCGTCGCGGAGTGGGAGGCCGTGGGGCGCAACGGCGCCGCCGGCATCCCGCCCCAGCAGCTCACCCTCGCCCTCGGCCTGATCCTCGAGGACGCCGACGCCGCCGAGACCGAGGCGATGCTCGCGGGGATGCCGCTGGAGGTCCGGCTGATGTGGCGGTCGACGGGCCACGAGGACTACGCCGCCCACGTCGCCCGGCTGCGCGCCACGAC